GCTGGGTGACGAGCATCAGCGGTACGAAGCTCTCGGCGGCGACGAACGCCCCCGCGGCCACCCCGCGCAGCAGCACCACGGACGGCAGCCCGCGCCGGGCCAGGTACGTCCCGCGGGGCAGCAGCCCCAGCACGGCGGGCACCAGCAGGGCCGCACCGGCGACGCCGGGTACGAGCGAGAGCCACCGCAGGTCCTGGGCGGCGTACTGGAGCAGTCCCGCGCCGACGGAGATCCCGAGCGCGAGGCGGATGCGGCGCCGGTCGAAGCCGCGGGGCTCGCCGTCCACGGGGCCGGAGGCGGTCCGGCGGATGGCGGGCAGCGCGACGACGAGCGGTACGACGACGAGCGCGGGTATGCCGAGGAACACCCACCGCCAGCCGAGGTGTTCGGTGACCGTGCCGGAGGCCAGTGGCCCGACGATGGAGGGCACGACCCAGCTCGCGGCGAAGGCGGCCATGATCGCGGGCCGCAGCCGCTCCTCGTAGGCGCGGCTGACGACGACGTACAGCGCGACGATGACGAGCCCGCCGCCGAAGCCCTGTACGGCGCGGCCGCACACGAACACCCACATGGCGCCGGCGGTCCCGGAAACGACGAGGCCGGCGGCGAAGGCGGCGATCCCGACGGTCAGCGGCTTGAGCGGGCCCTGCCGGTCGGCCCACTGCCCGGCCAGGACCATGCCGAAGAGGCTGGTCGTGAAGTAGGAGGAGAAGGCGAAGGCGTAAAGCCCGATCCCGTCCAGCTCGCGGGCGGCGACGGGCATGGCGGTGCCGACGGCGGTGGCCTCGAAGGCGATGAGGAAGACGACGGAGATGATCCCGATGCTGAGCGTCCGGTACGCGGGCCCCATGACACCGCTGCCGCGCGGCGGGGTCGGGAGGGGTGCGGTTCTCTGCGGCACGCGGGGTTCGAGGGCGCTCATCGCCCCAGCGTAAGGTGCAAGCCCCGGTTTTGACCCTGTCCATTCGACGTATCCCACCCTCGTCCCCCGGACCTAGACGAGTAAGTCCGAAGTGTTGGTCAGTGGTCGTAGGCGACGAGTGATCGGGTGATGGATGTTCCGTTGGCCCGGTTGTGCCAGATGGCTGCGGTCAGGGCCAGGATGCGTTGTCCGACGCGGGCCAGGACCCCAGATGGGGTCCTGGCTCCGTGACGTTCGAGGTCGAGTTGGCCTTTGAGGGTGTCGTTCACCGACTCGATGAGCTGCCGGATCGGTTTGAGCAGGTGCTCGCCCGGCCGTGGCTTGCGGTTGCGGTAGCTGGGCCGCAGCAGGGTCAGGCCGTGGTCGGCCATGAAGGCGTCCAGGTGCTTGGAGACGTAGCCCTTGTCACCGACGATGGTCTGCCCGGGGTGGGTGGCCAGCAGGTCGATGTCCTGGGTGAGCATGCCGGCGAGGACTTCACGCTCGTCCGTTTTCGGGTTGGCCAGCGCCCAGGCAATGGGCAGGCCGCCGGGTGTGCAGAGCAGGTGCAGACGCAAGCCCCAGAAGAACCGTGAGTGCGAGGCGCAGTAGCCGTAACCGGCCCAGCCCGCCAGTTGCGAGCGTTTGACCGTCGGCCGTGAGCGGGCGCACTCCACGGGGGTGGAGTCCACGATCCATACGTCGTCGTGCCACAGGTCGGTGTCGCGGGCCAGAGTGCGGATGAACCGGCTGATCAGCGTGTTGGCGGCCCGCAGGCGCTTGTTGTATCCGGACTGCTCGGGCAGGTAGGGGAACTCGGCGCTCAGGTGGCGGCGGGCGAACCGAAGCCAGCGGGTCTCGGAGGCGAAGCCGAGGACGGCCTGCATGACCGCGAGCGTCAACAGCTCGGCATCCGTCAGCCTCGGCGGACGGCCCCATCGCCGCGTTCCTGCCAGAGAGTCATCAATCCTCACGTACAGTGCAGTCGCGAGGGTTTCGAGATCTGTCGTCACAAACGGATCAACGAGACCCTCGCTTCATGCGCCCGAAAACTTCGGACTTACTCGTCTAGGCCCACGCCGGGCGCGAGGGCGGGGGGCGGGTGAGCGGGCGGGTGAGGGCAGGCCACCCGGCCCCAGGCGCACCGGGAGCCGCCTTCGCCCGCACGGGCTGCCTCAGCCTGCGCGGGCAGCTACTACGGACCACAGCCCGCCTGCTGCCGAGCCGATTCCATGAACTTCTTCATCAGAGTGGCGAACGCGGGGCGCCGCTCCTCCTGCTTCAGCCCGTCGGGGACGGCATCGATGAACAGCGTGAGGTCGAAGGCCTCCCCGGATGGCCCGTTACACCCGAGGACGACCGCGGCCCCGCTGTCCCACAGCTTGCTGTTGCCGATGTAGGGCAGCGCCTCAGGGTGGTGCTTCTCCACTTCGGAACCCCAACTGACCTCCTGCCCCGGCGGCCTGCGCCCCGCCGAAGCGGTCAACCGGGGCTTACCGTCGACCTCGATGTTGCAGGTGGCTCTGTTCCGGCCGGCAGTCAGGCGGAGATCTCCCGGCGAGTCGACTCGCACCTCGTCACCGCTCCCGACGAACGGCGCGAGTTCGGCCGGGGTGAACACCCCGAAGCATGTGTATGAAGGCAACTCGGGCGCGCCCGACTTTTCGTCGTCGGAGCAGCCGACCAGCACTGACGTCCCCATGGCACCGGCGACCACCAGCCAGGGGAATCGCACCCGGGACATCAGGCTCCGCCGTTCATGGTCGCTACGAGGCCACGGCCCACGGAATGCGCATTCGCCGCCTCGGTGGACGCAACACCTGCGTAGGAATTGATCGTACGTTCAGACAGCCCCGACCCCCGCGCTGCGATGCGTACCGAATCAGCGGCAGCGGTCGACGCGGCTGTCTGCGACATCGTGAAGTCCGTCCCCGCTTGCTGATTGCTGCCCTCAAGCTTCTTCGCAACGTCGTCCTTCGCCCCCTCGACGACGCTCGCGGCGATGTCCTCCTGCAGCGCAGCCACGATGTCGCCGGCGACGGGTACCAGTTCCAGGTACTTTCCGCCTGCCGCACTGATGCCGCGGTTCACCCACTTGGCGTTTTCCTCGACGCCCTTGACGTATTCCTCCGCCTTGTGGGCGTTCGCCCCGAACGTGCCATCGGCGCGAGCCTGGGACAGCATGCCTGCGATCTCTCCGCCTGGATGCACCGCAACCTTGATCGCAGCATCGACGTCGTCGTACTCGCCCCAATGGGCGAACACGTCGTTGACCAGTGCAGTCGTGAAAGTCCGCTGTGCTGCGGTCATCGCGCCATAGGCGTCAGGGTCCTGGCCCACTGCCCCGATGAACCTGGCCATACCGGCCTTGTCGAACTCGGCCATCACACCGTTTGCCTTGATCGTATGACTGTTGTTGTCCGCCGCCGCCTGGATGTCGGGCATGTACTCCGCCGCCATCTGCCCGAAGTGGCTGGACAGGCCGTTCAGCGGGCCCTCCGGATCCCCCGGCTTCGCCTCGACCAGCTCCGGCTTGTCGCCGACCTTCTCGACGATCCGTTCCATGACGGCCGTCATCGCCTCCGTGTGCGACACGGGCTTCGCGTCCTCGTCGCCCGGGCTGCGGCCCGACACCGCCGCCAACAGGGCGTCGCCGAGGGCGTGTTGGGCCGGGCGCAGGTCTCCGGTACGGGT
This DNA window, taken from Streptomyces sp. TN58, encodes the following:
- a CDS encoding MFS transporter, producing the protein MSALEPRVPQRTAPLPTPPRGSGVMGPAYRTLSIGIISVVFLIAFEATAVGTAMPVAARELDGIGLYAFAFSSYFTTSLFGMVLAGQWADRQGPLKPLTVGIAAFAAGLVVSGTAGAMWVFVCGRAVQGFGGGLVIVALYVVVSRAYEERLRPAIMAAFAASWVVPSIVGPLASGTVTEHLGWRWVFLGIPALVVVPLVVALPAIRRTASGPVDGEPRGFDRRRIRLALGISVGAGLLQYAAQDLRWLSLVPGVAGAALLVPAVLGLLPRGTYLARRGLPSVVLLRGVAAGAFVAAESFVPLMLVTQRGLSPTMAGFSLALGGVTWAGGSWVQSQGRTAPYRERLMVTGMVLVALAIAAAPAVLVESVPVWTLALAWAVGCLGMGLVIGSTSVLLLKLSPPQEVGANSAALQISDALANVVLLAAGGAAFAALGGGAVGAAHAVTAGGAGGASNPAAFAVVFLPMACVALVGAWVATRLEPTPESA
- a CDS encoding IS982 family transposase codes for the protein MTTDLETLATALYVRIDDSLAGTRRWGRPPRLTDAELLTLAVMQAVLGFASETRWLRFARRHLSAEFPYLPEQSGYNKRLRAANTLISRFIRTLARDTDLWHDDVWIVDSTPVECARSRPTVKRSQLAGWAGYGYCASHSRFFWGLRLHLLCTPGGLPIAWALANPKTDEREVLAGMLTQDIDLLATHPGQTIVGDKGYVSKHLDAFMADHGLTLLRPSYRNRKPRPGEHLLKPIRQLIESVNDTLKGQLDLERHGARTPSGVLARVGQRILALTAAIWHNRANGTSITRSLVAYDH